One segment of Rhodopirellula baltica SH 1 DNA contains the following:
- a CDS encoding DUF1501 domain-containing protein: MIDFQTMHSTNNASRKSLASELYAGSLQHSTRRHFLRDSTLGLGAIWMAMQQNQASARNVVVPQHSPTNPLSPIKPPLPAKVKRVIFLHMIGAPSQLELFDYKPELKRLDGKDCPQSFLEGKRFAFIQGTPKMLGPQYPFEQHGESGAWVSDRMPHLAKQVDDICFIKSMQTDQFNHGPAQLMVHTGQTRMGNPSIGSWVTWGLGSENEDLPGYMVLLSGGRLPRVGKALWSSGFLPSVYQGVQCRSKGDPVLNISDPQGTTREARRAMLDSLNRLNQTSHETFGDPETITRIAQYEMAFRMQSAVPDAMDISKEPQHVLDSYGAEPGKESFANNCLLARRLAQQGVRFIQLYDWGWDSHGAGKDEALNEGFKDKCKQVDQPTAALLADLKANGMLEDTLVIWSGEFGRTPMRENRGGTEMTFVGRDHNPSAFTLWMAGGGVKKGVTYGESDEVGYTAAVDPVHLRDFHATLLHLLGFDHQSLVYPFQGLDQKLTGVKPAQVVQGILA, translated from the coding sequence ATGATTGACTTCCAAACCATGCATTCAACGAATAACGCTTCGCGGAAATCGCTAGCATCGGAGCTCTACGCTGGCTCGTTGCAACACTCGACGCGTCGACACTTCCTGCGTGATTCCACGTTGGGTCTGGGCGCGATTTGGATGGCGATGCAGCAGAACCAGGCATCGGCGCGAAACGTCGTGGTCCCTCAGCATTCACCAACGAATCCGCTCAGCCCGATCAAGCCGCCGCTACCGGCGAAGGTCAAGCGTGTCATTTTCCTGCACATGATTGGCGCCCCCAGCCAACTGGAGTTGTTCGACTACAAACCGGAACTGAAACGACTCGATGGCAAAGATTGCCCGCAATCCTTTTTGGAGGGCAAGCGTTTCGCGTTCATCCAAGGCACGCCCAAAATGCTGGGGCCGCAGTATCCGTTCGAGCAACACGGTGAGTCGGGAGCTTGGGTTTCCGATCGGATGCCACATTTGGCAAAACAGGTCGACGACATCTGTTTCATCAAATCGATGCAGACAGATCAATTCAATCATGGGCCTGCGCAACTGATGGTCCACACCGGGCAAACTCGGATGGGCAATCCATCGATCGGATCTTGGGTCACGTGGGGATTGGGCAGCGAGAACGAAGATCTTCCCGGCTACATGGTGTTGTTGTCGGGCGGTCGGTTGCCTCGAGTTGGCAAAGCCCTGTGGAGTTCCGGATTCTTGCCTTCGGTTTACCAGGGCGTCCAGTGTCGATCCAAAGGCGATCCGGTGTTGAATATTTCCGACCCGCAGGGCACGACTCGAGAAGCCCGACGAGCGATGTTGGATTCGCTCAATCGTCTCAATCAAACTTCTCACGAAACGTTTGGGGACCCCGAGACCATCACTCGAATTGCCCAGTACGAGATGGCGTTTCGAATGCAATCGGCGGTGCCCGATGCGATGGATATTTCCAAGGAACCACAACACGTCCTGGACAGCTACGGTGCCGAGCCCGGCAAGGAATCATTCGCCAACAACTGTTTGCTCGCCCGACGATTGGCTCAGCAAGGCGTTCGGTTCATTCAGCTTTACGACTGGGGTTGGGACTCGCACGGTGCCGGAAAAGACGAAGCGCTAAACGAAGGCTTCAAAGACAAGTGCAAACAAGTCGACCAGCCCACCGCTGCGTTGCTTGCCGATTTGAAGGCCAACGGAATGCTCGAGGACACGCTCGTGATTTGGAGCGGCGAATTCGGCCGCACGCCGATGCGTGAGAACCGTGGCGGGACCGAGATGACCTTCGTCGGTCGGGATCACAACCCGTCCGCATTCACGCTGTGGATGGCTGGCGGCGGTGTCAAAAAAGGAGTGACGTATGGCGAATCAGACGAAGTGGGCTACACCGCGGCAGTTGATCCGGTTCATCTGCGAGACTTCCACGCGACGTTGTTGCATTTGCTCGGGTTTGACCATCAGAGCCTTGTCTATCCGTTCCAAGGTCTGGATCAAAAGCTGACCGGCGTCAAACCAGCCCAAGTGGTTCAAGGCATTCTCGCATGA
- a CDS encoding family 16 glycosylhydrolase produces MFRTLTLLLVIFGAPSFAWSQSNENSKPLTAKPGEKWAIKWNRSDDFNRDSVDWKKWNKNPENFGAWTWDNETNAVAANGVLTLTVRRLRQDDTKASRRDQSGNPTPFTSAMLKSYAVGTYGYYEARIKGSPVFPGVCPSFWMYSKIDDSIIEKEAVRYSEIDVVEMSQRGNRIEGNERIMDHNLHSILSNGTGGIAGRSWQRPNDARFKATQAIEYHAPFDPGQDFHTYGCNVGRDEIIWYVDGIEVGRQENTFWHREMNVAISLGLREPYAVFGNNRLRANESHPATEFPTNMQIDYVRVWELDE; encoded by the coding sequence ATGTTTCGTACTCTCACGCTGCTCTTGGTCATCTTCGGTGCACCGTCGTTTGCATGGTCACAGTCCAACGAAAATTCGAAACCCTTGACCGCGAAGCCGGGAGAAAAGTGGGCGATCAAATGGAATCGATCGGACGATTTCAATCGTGACTCGGTTGATTGGAAGAAGTGGAACAAGAATCCCGAAAACTTTGGTGCGTGGACTTGGGACAATGAAACAAATGCAGTCGCCGCAAACGGCGTGCTCACGCTAACGGTCCGCCGATTGAGGCAGGACGACACCAAGGCATCTCGGCGGGATCAAAGCGGAAATCCGACGCCGTTCACTTCCGCGATGCTGAAGTCCTACGCGGTAGGGACGTACGGATACTACGAAGCGAGAATCAAGGGTTCGCCTGTGTTTCCCGGCGTGTGCCCTTCGTTTTGGATGTACAGCAAAATCGACGACTCGATCATCGAGAAAGAAGCGGTTCGCTACAGCGAGATTGACGTCGTGGAGATGTCTCAGCGAGGAAATCGTATTGAGGGAAACGAACGGATCATGGATCACAATCTCCACTCGATCTTGTCCAACGGAACCGGCGGCATCGCGGGCAGAAGTTGGCAACGCCCCAACGACGCGAGATTTAAAGCGACCCAAGCGATTGAGTATCACGCTCCATTCGATCCTGGGCAGGACTTTCACACCTATGGATGCAACGTCGGACGTGATGAAATCATTTGGTACGTCGATGGGATCGAGGTCGGGCGGCAAGAGAACACGTTTTGGCACCGGGAGATGAACGTTGCAATCTCGCTGGGTTTGCGTGAGCCATATGCGGTGTTCGGCAACAATCGTTTGCGTGCCAACGAGTCACATCCGGCGACCGAATTCCCAACCAACATGCAAATCGACTATGTCCGGGTGTGGGAACTGGATGAGTGA
- a CDS encoding sulfatase-like hydrolase/transferase: MTHRQCSNAALIMMIDSILRQAMSVGLLGCVCVLGTLSAGTAWAAKPNVVLVLTDDQAPWAFAEAVRSGQFSDVPIPSTPNMDRLAAEGAVFRNFFCTTPVCSPARATLMTGRYASELGIKDFIPQPGHKLYDPDSPIHLDPDNTVTFAEVMQQQGYTTGLVGKWHLGDWTANGDSGKHPTRHGFDSFMGLTGGGTTPDNPELELNGKVQQFQGLTTDILTDHAIDFVEQNADRPFFLCLSTRAPHGRWLPVAPEDWQPYEEMDPTIPQYPDLDTDWVRKKMKEYLASTSGVDRNLGRLLKTLDAQELTSNTIVIFTSDHGFNMGHHGIYHKGNGIWATRQKPPGKFHQGTRVISDKYRPNLYDHSLRVPAIVRWPGVVKPSAVIEATASHLDWFPTLCAIAGDGSSAKDLPGRDLSPLLKGELQDDWDQAQYFEYDMINYAVASLRGYRTPEYKLIRDRHNEGCDEFYDLTTDPDETVNLIRNPGSQAVIKRLDAKLRAMEKKLEGRR; this comes from the coding sequence ATGACTCACCGACAATGTTCGAATGCTGCTTTGATCATGATGATTGACTCGATTCTCCGACAAGCCATGTCAGTTGGCTTGCTCGGGTGCGTATGTGTACTGGGCACACTCTCGGCCGGTACGGCTTGGGCCGCGAAACCCAACGTGGTGTTGGTACTGACCGACGACCAAGCACCCTGGGCGTTCGCGGAAGCGGTTCGATCGGGGCAGTTTTCGGACGTGCCAATTCCCTCGACGCCGAACATGGATCGTTTGGCGGCCGAAGGTGCCGTCTTTCGCAATTTCTTTTGCACCACGCCGGTGTGCAGTCCCGCTCGCGCAACTTTGATGACGGGTCGCTACGCCAGCGAACTGGGGATCAAGGATTTTATCCCACAACCCGGACACAAACTCTACGATCCCGATTCACCGATTCATTTGGATCCCGACAACACCGTGACTTTCGCGGAAGTGATGCAGCAACAGGGATACACAACCGGTTTGGTCGGCAAATGGCACCTCGGTGATTGGACAGCGAACGGCGATTCGGGGAAGCACCCGACGCGACACGGATTTGATTCGTTCATGGGTTTGACGGGAGGTGGAACGACGCCAGACAACCCCGAATTGGAACTCAACGGAAAGGTTCAACAGTTCCAAGGTTTGACCACTGATATCTTGACCGATCATGCGATTGATTTCGTGGAACAAAACGCTGACCGCCCCTTCTTCTTGTGCCTGTCCACCCGAGCACCTCACGGTCGGTGGTTGCCTGTCGCACCCGAAGACTGGCAGCCATACGAAGAGATGGATCCAACGATCCCTCAATACCCGGACCTTGATACGGACTGGGTTCGCAAGAAGATGAAGGAGTACTTGGCGAGCACGTCAGGAGTCGATCGCAATCTTGGGCGGTTGCTGAAAACGCTCGATGCACAAGAACTGACGTCCAACACCATTGTGATCTTCACCTCGGATCACGGGTTCAACATGGGCCATCACGGGATCTACCACAAAGGAAACGGGATCTGGGCGACCAGGCAAAAGCCACCAGGCAAATTTCACCAAGGTACCCGAGTGATCTCGGACAAATACCGACCAAATCTTTATGACCATTCACTGCGAGTACCGGCAATCGTCCGTTGGCCGGGCGTGGTCAAACCTTCGGCCGTGATCGAAGCCACCGCATCGCATTTGGATTGGTTCCCGACATTATGTGCGATCGCCGGCGATGGCTCATCAGCCAAAGACTTGCCCGGCCGCGATTTGTCGCCACTGTTGAAGGGTGAACTACAGGACGACTGGGACCAAGCCCAGTACTTCGAGTACGACATGATCAACTACGCCGTCGCATCGCTCCGCGGCTATCGCACGCCGGAATACAAGCTGATCCGCGATCGACACAATGAAGGCTGCGACGAGTTCTACGACCTAACGACGGATCCAGATGAAACAGTGAATCTGATCCGCAATCCGGGCTCGCAGGCAGTGATCAAAAGATTGGACGCGAAACTTCGCGCAATGGAAAAGAAATTGGAAGGGCGTCGGTAA